One Lysobacter enzymogenes DNA segment encodes these proteins:
- a CDS encoding tetratricopeptide repeat protein, protein MAVTMGSGSTLAFAVAGAALVLIVLGYALHPLWRARPRLGIGLAASLALATAALYLGLGTPRALKPEQRRAPQTLAEAVTQLESELQRDPNQIEGWRLLASAYTAQGLAVKARDAYARALKLAPDNPDLLAEAAEARALATRERRFDQEAMRMLEHALQQQPMHQRARWFLGIAQRQGERPADAAKTWEPLLAVVQPGTAAGLLEQINGARKDAGLEPLSPPAPATADAAAAGPGLKVRVELAPALKARLPAGASVFVLARQDGGPPMPVAVEKHPAGSFPLEVTLDDGDSPMPTMKLSQLPKVQVLARVSASGNAIPQQGDLASAPQTVATGGADTVVVTIDRVVE, encoded by the coding sequence ATGGCGGTGACGATGGGCTCGGGTTCCACCCTCGCGTTCGCCGTGGCGGGCGCGGCGCTGGTGCTGATCGTGCTGGGCTACGCCCTGCACCCGCTGTGGCGCGCGCGTCCGCGGCTGGGCATCGGCCTGGCCGCCTCGCTGGCGCTGGCGACGGCGGCGCTGTACCTGGGCCTGGGCACGCCGCGCGCGCTCAAGCCCGAGCAGCGGCGCGCGCCGCAGACCCTGGCCGAGGCGGTCACCCAGCTGGAATCCGAACTGCAACGCGACCCCAACCAGATCGAAGGCTGGCGCCTGCTGGCCAGCGCCTACACCGCGCAAGGCCTGGCGGTGAAAGCGCGCGACGCCTACGCGCGCGCGCTGAAGCTGGCGCCGGACAATCCCGACCTGCTCGCCGAAGCCGCCGAAGCGCGCGCGCTGGCCACGCGCGAGCGCCGCTTCGACCAGGAAGCGATGCGCATGCTCGAACACGCGCTGCAGCAACAGCCGATGCACCAGCGCGCGCGCTGGTTCCTCGGCATCGCCCAGCGCCAGGGCGAGCGCCCGGCCGATGCGGCCAAGACCTGGGAACCGCTGCTGGCCGTGGTCCAGCCCGGCACCGCGGCGGGCCTGCTCGAACAGATCAACGGCGCGCGCAAGGACGCCGGGCTGGAGCCGCTGTCGCCGCCGGCGCCCGCCACCGCCGATGCCGCCGCGGCCGGCCCCGGGCTGAAGGTGCGGGTCGAACTCGCGCCCGCGCTCAAGGCCCGGCTGCCGGCCGGCGCCAGCGTGTTCGTGCTCGCGCGCCAGGACGGCGGCCCGCCGATGCCGGTGGCGGTGGAAAAACACCCGGCCGGGAGCTTCCCCCTGGAGGTCACCCTGGACGACGGCGACAGCCCGATGCCGACCATGAAACTCTCGCAGTTGCCCAAGGTGCAGGTGCTGGCGCGGGTCTCGGCCTCCGGCAACGCGATCCCGCAACAGGGCGACCTCGCCTCGGCGCCGCAAACCGTGGCCACCGGCGGCGCGGACACGGTGGTGGTGACGATCGACCGCGTGGTCGAGTGA
- a CDS encoding heme lyase CcmF/NrfE family subunit, with translation MLPELGQIALILALLISALQASLPLIGAQRGIDAWMALARPAAYSQLVLVAFAFAILTEAFVTQDFSLRYVAENSNTLLPMAYRYSAVWGAHEGSLLLWALVLALWTGAVARFSQALPAAVIARVLAVMGIVSVGFLAFLIFTSNPFARLLPAVEQGRDLNPLLQDPGLIIHPPMLYIGYVGFSVPFAFAIAALLDGKIDARWLRWTRPWTNIAWAFLTLGIGLGSWWAYYELGWGGWWFWDPVENASFMPWLAGAALLHSQAVTEKRGSFRGWTLLLAIAAFSLSLLGTFLVRSGVLTSVHAFAADPSRGLFVLIFLGIVVGGSLLLYALRAPSAQDDPGKPFEPSSRETLLLANNLLLTTACAMVLLGTLYPLLADSLNLGKISVGPPYFALMFVLLMTPLVLLLPFGPLFRWQREQVSRPLAMLVPWAGVAAGAAIAAFFLAPQGPLKVAAGVGGALWVAAGTARFVWTRLRGDGARPGAKRFTAEMLGMTLAHSGVAVFLVGALLVEGLSVQREVALAPGKSLDLGRYSFRFDSVKHSVGPNYEADYGTVTVFDGDRQLTVLHPEKRAYASGGQVMTEAAIARGVTRDLYVALGEPLGDGAWAVRVHIKPFVRWVWAGALLMMLGGFVAAADRRFRVKADARAGAAPQPRNAGEPLHAVRNTAGEQQA, from the coding sequence ATGCTGCCTGAACTCGGCCAGATCGCCCTCATCCTCGCCCTGCTGATCTCGGCGCTGCAGGCGAGCCTGCCGCTGATCGGCGCGCAGCGCGGCATCGATGCGTGGATGGCGCTGGCGCGGCCGGCCGCGTACTCGCAACTGGTGCTGGTCGCGTTCGCCTTCGCCATCCTCACCGAGGCCTTCGTCACCCAGGACTTCTCGCTGCGCTACGTCGCCGAGAACAGCAACACCCTGCTGCCGATGGCCTATCGCTACTCGGCGGTGTGGGGCGCGCACGAAGGCTCGCTGCTGCTGTGGGCGCTGGTGCTGGCGCTGTGGACCGGCGCGGTGGCGCGCTTCTCGCAGGCGCTGCCGGCGGCGGTGATCGCGCGCGTGCTGGCGGTGATGGGCATCGTCAGCGTCGGCTTCCTGGCGTTCCTGATCTTCACCAGCAACCCGTTCGCGCGCCTGCTGCCGGCGGTGGAACAGGGCCGCGACCTCAACCCGCTGCTGCAGGACCCGGGCCTGATCATCCATCCGCCGATGCTGTACATCGGCTACGTCGGCTTCAGCGTGCCGTTCGCCTTCGCCATCGCCGCGCTGCTCGACGGCAAGATCGACGCGCGCTGGCTGCGCTGGACCCGGCCGTGGACCAACATCGCCTGGGCCTTCCTGACCCTCGGCATCGGCCTGGGCTCGTGGTGGGCGTATTACGAACTGGGCTGGGGCGGCTGGTGGTTCTGGGACCCGGTCGAGAACGCCAGCTTCATGCCGTGGCTGGCCGGCGCGGCGCTGCTGCACTCGCAGGCGGTCACCGAAAAACGCGGCAGCTTCCGCGGCTGGACGTTGCTGCTCGCCATCGCCGCGTTCTCGCTGTCGCTGCTGGGCACCTTCCTGGTCCGCTCCGGCGTGCTGACCAGCGTGCACGCCTTCGCCGCCGATCCCTCGCGCGGCCTGTTCGTGCTGATCTTCCTCGGCATCGTGGTCGGCGGCTCGCTGCTGCTGTACGCGCTGCGCGCGCCGTCGGCGCAGGACGATCCGGGCAAGCCGTTCGAGCCGTCCTCGCGCGAAACCCTGCTGCTGGCCAACAATCTGCTGCTGACCACCGCGTGCGCGATGGTGCTGCTGGGCACGCTGTACCCGCTGCTCGCCGATTCGCTGAACCTCGGCAAGATCTCGGTCGGCCCGCCGTACTTCGCGCTGATGTTCGTGCTGCTGATGACGCCGCTGGTGCTGCTGCTGCCGTTCGGCCCGCTGTTCCGCTGGCAGCGCGAGCAGGTCTCGCGGCCGCTGGCGATGCTGGTGCCGTGGGCCGGCGTGGCCGCCGGCGCGGCGATCGCCGCGTTCTTCCTGGCGCCGCAGGGCCCGCTCAAGGTCGCCGCCGGCGTCGGCGGCGCGCTGTGGGTCGCCGCGGGCACCGCGCGCTTCGTGTGGACGCGCCTGCGCGGCGACGGCGCGCGCCCCGGCGCGAAGCGCTTCACCGCCGAAATGCTCGGCATGACCCTGGCCCACTCCGGCGTCGCCGTGTTCCTGGTCGGCGCGCTGCTGGTCGAGGGCCTGAGCGTGCAGCGCGAAGTCGCGCTGGCGCCCGGCAAGAGCCTGGACCTGGGCCGCTATTCGTTCCGCTTCGACAGCGTCAAGCACAGCGTCGGCCCGAACTACGAAGCCGACTACGGCACCGTCACCGTGTTCGACGGCGACAGGCAGCTGACCGTGCTGCATCCGGAAAAGCGCGCCTACGCCAGCGGCGGCCAGGTCATGACCGAGGCGGCGATCGCGCGCGGCGTCACTCGCGACCTCTACGTCGCCCTCGGCGAGCCGCTCGGCGACGGCGCCTGGGCGGTGCGCGTGCACATCAAGCCGTTCGTGCGCTGGGTCTGGGCCGGCGCGCTGCTGATGATGCTCGGCGGCTTCGTCGCCGCGGCCGACCGGCGTTTCCGGGTCAAGGCCGACGCGCGCGCCGGCGCCGCGCCGCAGCCGCGCAACGCCGGCGAGCCGCTGCACGCCGTACGCAACACCGCAGGAGAGCAACAGGCATGA
- a CDS encoding AAA family ATPase, whose amino-acid sequence MSPAAGAQPLEFGGHVLLLSGPPGAGKTTLARALAAMPGSAKAHLHGDDFWHALGHGAIAPYRPEAHAQNAAVIDALAAAAQGYAGGGLFVVVDGVIGPWFLAPFRRLAAPVHYLVLQPPLQAAIERCGARGHGLSDAQTIAALHRQLSELGRWQPHALATGEAGADDILQSILRILAAGAHRLPA is encoded by the coding sequence ATGTCGCCCGCGGCCGGCGCGCAGCCGCTCGAATTCGGCGGACACGTCCTGCTGCTGTCCGGCCCGCCCGGCGCCGGCAAGACCACGCTGGCGCGCGCGCTGGCGGCGATGCCGGGCTCGGCCAAGGCCCATCTGCACGGCGACGATTTCTGGCACGCGCTCGGACACGGCGCGATCGCGCCCTACCGGCCCGAGGCGCATGCGCAGAACGCGGCGGTGATCGACGCGCTCGCCGCGGCCGCGCAAGGCTACGCCGGCGGCGGCCTGTTCGTGGTGGTCGACGGCGTGATCGGGCCGTGGTTCCTGGCCCCGTTCCGCCGCCTCGCCGCACCGGTGCACTACCTGGTGCTGCAACCGCCGCTGCAGGCCGCGATCGAGCGTTGCGGCGCGCGCGGCCATGGCCTGAGCGACGCGCAGACGATCGCCGCGCTGCATCGGCAGTTGTCCGAACTGGGCCGCTGGCAGCCGCACGCACTGGCGACCGGCGAGGCGGGCGCGGACGACATCCTGCAATCGATCCTGCGCATCCTCGCCGCCGGCGCGCATCGCCTGCCGGCGTGA
- a CDS encoding DUF2214 family protein, with protein sequence MLTDLLLAAAHHLLVFALIAMLVAESVLLRGPIDTAAVRRLAGLDAGYGMSAVLLLVVGALRVVYGVKGHAFYLHNPWFHAKLGLFVLVALLSILPTVRFLRWRRALKADPGFLPDPRQVGALRLLIRLELLAVAAILVCAAAMARYGGF encoded by the coding sequence ATGCTCACCGACCTGCTCCTGGCCGCCGCCCACCATCTCCTGGTCTTCGCGTTGATCGCGATGCTGGTGGCCGAATCGGTGCTGTTGCGCGGCCCCATCGACACCGCCGCCGTGCGTCGCCTCGCCGGCCTCGACGCCGGCTACGGCATGAGCGCGGTGCTGTTGCTGGTCGTCGGCGCGCTGCGCGTGGTCTACGGGGTCAAGGGCCACGCGTTCTACCTGCACAACCCGTGGTTCCACGCCAAGCTCGGCCTGTTCGTGCTGGTCGCGCTGCTGTCGATCCTGCCGACCGTGCGCTTCCTGCGCTGGCGGCGCGCGCTCAAGGCCGATCCGGGCTTCCTGCCGGATCCGCGCCAGGTCGGCGCGCTGCGCCTGCTGATCCGGCTGGAACTGCTGGCCGTGGCCGCGATCCTGGTCTGCGCCGCGGCGATGGCGCGCTACGGCGGCTTCTGA
- a CDS encoding cysteine dioxygenase family protein translates to MNATDALPDFDFPGHDKLVAAIDAAVAAGDEHAVTAALRNTLCKMIRDRDVNLPDCVFDPIEDHYARRELYRSPELGYSVVAMTWGPGQGTPMHDHSGLWCVEGVWDGELEITQYELLERNGENFRFRAAGGMHAGPGSAGSLIPPHEYHTIRNASEDAVAVSLHIYKAPMECCSMFVPREGEWFRRVDKALETDEAA, encoded by the coding sequence ATGAACGCCACCGACGCCCTGCCCGATTTCGACTTCCCCGGCCACGACAAGCTGGTCGCCGCCATCGACGCCGCGGTCGCCGCCGGCGACGAGCACGCGGTCACCGCGGCCTTGCGCAACACGCTGTGCAAGATGATCCGCGACCGCGACGTGAACCTGCCCGACTGCGTGTTCGACCCGATCGAAGACCACTACGCCCGGCGCGAGCTCTACCGCAGCCCCGAACTGGGCTACAGCGTGGTGGCGATGACCTGGGGCCCCGGCCAGGGCACGCCGATGCACGACCACAGCGGCCTGTGGTGCGTGGAAGGCGTGTGGGACGGCGAGTTGGAGATCACCCAGTACGAACTGCTCGAGCGCAACGGCGAGAACTTCCGCTTCCGCGCCGCCGGCGGCATGCACGCCGGCCCCGGCAGCGCCGGCAGCCTGATCCCGCCGCACGAGTACCACACCATCCGCAACGCCAGCGAAGACGCGGTGGCGGTGTCGCTGCACATCTACAAGGCGCCGATGGAATGCTGCTCGATGTTCGTCCCGCGCGAGGGCGAATGGTTCCGGCGCGTGGACAAGGCGCTGGAAACCGACGAAGCGGCCTGA
- a CDS encoding CPBP family intramembrane glutamic endopeptidase codes for MDAAIFSLSFAVAAFVVSALCKPFDRRLTLAAGALFALYLGLDDLVTGLASSVPALAVVGGAWNWSGKLYSLALAALVALALGIKPAALGLTLRQRHLGTSLAVLGLFVVWGLGLGLWFKPGVADAETLAFQVSMPGLAEELAYRGIAPALLLGWIGGREPGQEERMPWAAIVATAVLFGLWHGLGYARGAYSFDPMSALFPFIGSLAGGWLRFRSGSLLFPLLIHSVANLAFHLSAYLDAYLGGG; via the coding sequence ATGGATGCGGCGATCTTCTCTCTCAGCTTCGCCGTCGCCGCGTTCGTGGTGTCCGCGTTGTGCAAGCCCTTCGACCGCCGGCTGACGCTCGCGGCCGGAGCGCTGTTCGCGCTCTATCTCGGGCTCGACGATCTGGTCACCGGCCTGGCGTCGAGCGTGCCGGCGCTGGCCGTGGTCGGCGGCGCCTGGAACTGGTCGGGCAAGCTCTACAGCCTGGCGTTGGCCGCGCTGGTCGCGCTGGCGCTGGGCATCAAGCCGGCCGCGCTCGGATTGACGCTGCGCCAGCGGCATCTGGGCACCAGCCTGGCGGTGCTGGGGTTGTTCGTGGTGTGGGGGCTGGGCCTGGGACTGTGGTTCAAGCCGGGCGTGGCGGACGCGGAAACGCTCGCGTTCCAGGTCAGCATGCCCGGTCTGGCCGAGGAACTGGCCTATCGCGGCATCGCGCCGGCCCTGTTGCTGGGCTGGATCGGCGGGCGCGAACCGGGGCAGGAGGAGCGCATGCCCTGGGCGGCGATCGTCGCCACCGCGGTGCTGTTCGGGCTCTGGCACGGGCTGGGCTATGCGCGCGGCGCGTATTCGTTCGACCCGATGTCGGCGCTGTTCCCCTTCATCGGCAGTCTGGCCGGCGGCTGGCTGCGCTTTCGCAGCGGCAGCCTGTTGTTCCCGCTGCTGATCCACTCGGTGGCGAACCTGGCTTTCCACCTCAGCGCCTATCTCGACGCGTACCTCGGCGGCGGTTGA
- the ccmC gene encoding heme ABC transporter permease CcmC, protein MNPLVLWFHKLGSPPTFDRFAARWARWGYGLGLLVMAWGIYSALFVAPPHREQLDGFRIFYIHVPSAWMSLAVFALMAVYAAIALVWRIKLCEILAMACAPIGAGFTLITLATGSIWGKPMWGTWWEWDPRLTTELILLFLYLGVIGLYHAIDDRRAAARAAGLLAIVGVALLPVIRYSVVWWNSLHQGSTINMFGPSHMDPSMVPPLIWMLIGTKLWFVGALLARARADNLRRESGKAWVTELAMGKRA, encoded by the coding sequence ATGAATCCGCTCGTCCTGTGGTTCCACAAACTCGGCTCGCCGCCCACCTTCGACCGCTTCGCCGCGCGCTGGGCGCGCTGGGGCTACGGATTGGGCCTGCTGGTCATGGCCTGGGGCATCTATAGCGCGCTGTTCGTGGCGCCGCCGCATCGCGAGCAGCTCGACGGCTTCCGCATCTTCTACATCCACGTGCCCAGCGCCTGGATGAGCCTGGCGGTGTTCGCGCTGATGGCGGTCTATGCGGCCATCGCCCTGGTCTGGCGGATCAAGCTGTGCGAGATCCTGGCCATGGCCTGCGCGCCGATCGGCGCCGGCTTCACCCTGATCACCCTGGCCACCGGCTCGATCTGGGGCAAGCCGATGTGGGGCACCTGGTGGGAATGGGACCCGCGCCTGACCACCGAACTGATCCTGCTGTTCCTGTACCTGGGCGTGATCGGCCTGTACCACGCCATCGACGACCGCCGCGCCGCGGCGCGCGCCGCCGGCCTGCTGGCCATCGTCGGCGTGGCCCTGCTGCCGGTGATCCGCTACTCGGTGGTGTGGTGGAACTCGCTGCACCAGGGCTCGACCATCAACATGTTCGGCCCGTCGCACATGGACCCGAGCATGGTGCCGCCGCTGATCTGGATGCTGATCGGCACCAAGCTGTGGTTCGTCGGCGCCCTGCTGGCGCGCGCGCGCGCCGACAACCTGCGCCGCGAATCGGGCAAGGCCTGGGTGACCGAGCTGGCGATGGGCAAACGCGCATGA
- the ccmE gene encoding cytochrome c maturation protein CcmE, whose protein sequence is MNPTRRRRLLWVLGLVAAAGAATALVATALQRNIAYLYTPSEVLRGEAGGHARFRLGGMVAAGSFQRTTGSLDASFRVTDGDAQMPVKYTGILPDLFREKQAVVATGRMQGDTFVAEEILAKHDESYMPKEVADKMGQAHKKHDVAAPGGAEAAR, encoded by the coding sequence ATGAATCCGACCCGCCGCCGCCGTCTGTTGTGGGTGCTGGGCCTGGTCGCCGCCGCCGGCGCGGCCACCGCCCTGGTCGCCACCGCCCTGCAGCGCAACATCGCCTACCTCTACACGCCCAGCGAAGTGCTGCGCGGCGAGGCCGGCGGGCACGCCCGCTTCCGCCTCGGCGGCATGGTCGCCGCCGGCTCGTTCCAGCGCACGACCGGCTCGCTCGACGCCAGCTTCCGGGTCACCGACGGCGACGCGCAGATGCCGGTCAAGTACACCGGCATCCTGCCCGACCTGTTCCGCGAGAAGCAGGCGGTGGTCGCCACCGGCCGGATGCAGGGCGACACCTTCGTCGCCGAAGAAATCCTGGCCAAGCACGACGAGAGCTACATGCCCAAGGAAGTGGCCGACAAAATGGGCCAGGCGCACAAGAAGCACGACGTGGCGGCGCCCGGCGGCGCGGAGGCGGCGCGTTGA
- a CDS encoding DsbE family thiol:disulfide interchange protein: MNTPDSRPGSTSGATRWLPLAVFAALAILLAAGVWLSRNPDREKLPSPLIGKPAPRFSLPVLHEAGRLISTEDLRGAPYLLNVWGSWCPACRDEHPVLTRFAETKRVRVVGFNWKDEHADALRWLEQYGNPYFVVAVDYEGKAAIDWGIYGAPETFLVDAQGIVRWKFVGPLTDAVIREQLIPELDSIATKAGAPAAGASPAAGTAR, encoded by the coding sequence ATGAACACCCCCGACTCCCGCCCCGGGTCCACCTCCGGCGCCACCCGCTGGCTGCCGCTGGCGGTGTTCGCCGCGCTCGCGATCCTGCTCGCCGCCGGCGTCTGGCTCAGCCGCAATCCCGACCGCGAGAAGCTGCCCTCGCCGCTGATCGGCAAGCCCGCGCCGCGGTTCTCGCTGCCGGTGCTGCACGAGGCCGGGCGCCTGATCTCGACCGAAGACCTGCGCGGCGCGCCGTACCTGCTCAACGTCTGGGGCAGCTGGTGCCCGGCCTGCCGCGACGAGCATCCGGTGCTGACCCGCTTCGCCGAGACCAAGCGCGTGCGCGTGGTCGGCTTCAACTGGAAGGACGAGCACGCCGACGCGCTGCGCTGGCTGGAGCAGTACGGCAATCCGTACTTCGTCGTCGCCGTCGACTACGAAGGCAAGGCGGCGATAGACTGGGGCATCTACGGCGCGCCGGAAACCTTCCTGGTCGACGCCCAGGGCATCGTGCGCTGGAAGTTCGTCGGCCCGCTCACCGACGCGGTCATCCGCGAGCAGTTGATTCCCGAGCTCGACAGCATCGCCACCAAGGCCGGCGCCCCCGCCGCGGGCGCTTCGCCCGCAGCCGGGACCGCGCGATGA
- a CDS encoding NRDE family protein, producing the protein MCLIALAWQHHPRYRLALIANRDEAHARPTAPAGADPDDAHAFGGRDLSQGGSWLMVSDRGRLAAVTNVRDGRQPETAPRSRGALVRDFVHGAMSARQCLDALRADAAQFGRFNLLLWDGEALRFGSNHPPAGAGGYQTFAVAPGVHAMTNGAFDAAWPKSGLATRALSAWLDSPASLQAPLRRDGDAPSSADPGLAMLLAAMADTTLAPDEALPDTGVGLELERLLSPPFVLGERYGTRCSTIVLVGAEGIDFIERRYGPNGADGGESAAHLPLR; encoded by the coding sequence ATGTGCCTGATCGCCCTCGCCTGGCAACACCATCCCCGCTATCGCCTGGCGTTGATCGCCAACCGCGATGAAGCCCACGCCCGGCCGACCGCGCCGGCCGGCGCCGATCCCGACGATGCGCACGCCTTCGGCGGCCGCGATCTTTCGCAGGGCGGCAGTTGGCTGATGGTGTCCGACCGCGGCCGCCTCGCCGCGGTCACCAACGTGCGCGACGGGCGCCAGCCCGAAACCGCGCCGCGCTCGCGCGGCGCGCTGGTGCGCGACTTCGTCCACGGCGCGATGAGCGCGCGGCAATGCCTGGACGCGTTGCGCGCGGACGCCGCGCAATTCGGCCGCTTCAACCTGCTGCTGTGGGACGGCGAAGCGCTGCGCTTCGGCAGCAACCACCCGCCCGCGGGCGCCGGCGGCTACCAGACCTTCGCCGTCGCCCCCGGCGTGCACGCGATGACCAACGGCGCCTTCGACGCCGCCTGGCCCAAGAGCGGACTGGCCACGCGCGCGCTGTCGGCGTGGCTGGATTCGCCGGCCTCGCTGCAGGCGCCGCTGCGCCGCGACGGCGACGCGCCGTCGAGCGCCGACCCGGGCCTGGCGATGCTGTTGGCGGCGATGGCCGACACCACCCTCGCGCCCGACGAGGCGCTGCCCGACACCGGCGTCGGCCTGGAACTCGAACGCCTGCTGTCGCCGCCGTTCGTGCTCGGCGAGCGCTACGGCACGCGCTGCAGCACCATCGTGCTGGTCGGCGCGGAAGGCATCGACTTCATCGAACGCCGCTACGGCCCCAACGGCGCCGATGGCGGCGAAAGCGCGGCGCATCTGCCGCTGCGCTGA
- the metX gene encoding homoserine O-acetyltransferase MetX codes for MTEFIPPGTRHIDLPSPFPMKRGGALTGARIAYETWGELNRQRDNAILIVTGLSPDAHAAANLGNPEPGWWEAMLGPGKPIDSDRWFVICVNSLGSCKGSTGPASLDAARGEPYRLEFPELSVEDGADAAAHVVRALGIERLACVIGNSMGGMTALALLIRHPGLARAHINISGAARALPFSIAIRSLQREAIRLDPKWNQGRYDETDYPESGMRMARKLGVITYRSALEWDGRFGRVRLDSDRLDEEPFGLEFEVESYLEGHARRFVRRFDPNCYLYLSRSMDWFDIGDYCDEGDGLDNDEQVLRGLASIRIEKALAIGVHTDILFPLQQQREIADGLRAGGADARFLPLESPQGHDAFLVDIGRFGPAVAGFLADLPTGVESAA; via the coding sequence ATGACCGAATTCATCCCGCCCGGCACCCGCCACATCGACCTGCCCTCGCCGTTCCCGATGAAGCGCGGCGGCGCCCTGACCGGCGCGCGCATCGCCTACGAGACCTGGGGCGAGCTCAACCGGCAACGCGACAACGCCATCCTCATCGTCACCGGCCTGTCGCCCGACGCGCACGCCGCCGCCAACCTCGGCAATCCCGAGCCGGGCTGGTGGGAGGCGATGCTCGGCCCCGGCAAGCCGATCGACAGCGACCGCTGGTTCGTGATCTGCGTGAACTCGCTGGGCAGCTGCAAGGGCTCGACCGGCCCGGCCTCGCTCGACGCCGCCCGCGGCGAGCCCTACCGCCTGGAGTTCCCCGAACTGTCGGTCGAAGACGGCGCCGACGCCGCCGCGCACGTGGTGCGCGCGCTCGGCATCGAGCGGCTGGCCTGCGTGATCGGCAACTCGATGGGCGGCATGACCGCGCTGGCGCTGCTGATCCGCCATCCCGGCCTGGCCCGCGCCCACATCAACATCTCCGGCGCGGCGCGCGCGCTGCCGTTCTCGATCGCGATCCGCTCTTTGCAGCGCGAGGCGATCCGGCTCGACCCGAAGTGGAACCAGGGCCGCTACGACGAAACCGACTACCCCGAATCGGGCATGCGCATGGCGCGCAAGCTCGGCGTGATCACCTACCGCTCGGCGCTGGAATGGGACGGCCGCTTCGGCCGCGTGCGGCTGGATTCCGATCGCCTCGACGAGGAACCCTTCGGCCTGGAGTTCGAGGTCGAAAGCTACCTGGAAGGCCACGCGCGCCGCTTCGTGCGCCGCTTCGACCCGAACTGCTATCTGTATCTCAGCCGCTCGATGGACTGGTTCGACATCGGCGATTACTGCGATGAGGGCGACGGCCTCGACAATGATGAACAGGTGCTGCGCGGCCTGGCCTCGATCCGGATCGAAAAGGCCCTGGCCATCGGCGTGCACACCGACATCCTGTTCCCGCTGCAGCAGCAGCGCGAGATCGCCGACGGCCTGCGCGCCGGCGGCGCCGACGCGCGGTTCCTGCCGCTGGAATCGCCGCAGGGCCACGACGCGTTCCTGGTCGACATCGGCCGCTTCGGCCCGGCCGTGGCCGGATTTCTCGCCGACCTGCCCACGGGCGTAGAATCGGCGGCATGA
- a CDS encoding cytochrome c-type biogenesis protein: protein MLSAPLSAQPANDPAPLRYSDPAEERRFHDLVAELRCVMCQNQSLADSNAQIAHDLRREVLDLMRQGKSDAQIKEFLVARYGEFVLYRPRVESTTWLLWFGPALVLLAGGYLVARVIRTRASGTGADDGTATDLGRTSRGGEDEQEW, encoded by the coding sequence ATGCTGTCGGCGCCGCTGTCGGCGCAACCGGCCAACGACCCCGCGCCGCTGCGCTACAGCGATCCCGCCGAGGAGCGCCGTTTCCACGACCTGGTCGCGGAACTGCGCTGCGTGATGTGCCAGAACCAGTCGCTGGCCGACTCCAACGCCCAGATCGCCCACGACCTGCGCCGCGAAGTGCTGGACCTGATGCGCCAGGGCAAGAGCGATGCGCAGATCAAGGAGTTCCTGGTCGCGCGCTATGGCGAGTTCGTGCTCTACCGTCCTCGTGTTGAATCCACCACCTGGCTGCTGTGGTTCGGCCCGGCGCTGGTGCTGTTGGCCGGCGGCTACCTGGTGGCGAGGGTGATCCGTACGCGCGCCAGCGGTACCGGCGCGGACGACGGCACGGCCACCGACCTCGGGCGCACCTCGCGCGGCGGCGAAGACGAACAGGAGTGGTGA
- the ccmD gene encoding heme exporter protein CcmD — MTHLPYIVGAYAVFAVVLGWDYVSSALQIRRELRIARQRAARAAARPASRDASTELSR; from the coding sequence ATGACCCACCTTCCCTACATCGTCGGCGCCTACGCCGTGTTCGCGGTCGTGCTGGGCTGGGACTACGTCTCCAGCGCGCTGCAGATCCGCCGCGAGCTGCGCATCGCCCGCCAGCGCGCCGCGCGCGCGGCCGCCCGTCCCGCGTCGCGCGACGCCTCCACCGAGTTGAGCCGATGA